The following proteins come from a genomic window of Pyxidicoccus sp. MSG2:
- the glpX gene encoding class II fructose-bisphosphatase: MDRNLAMEVVRVTEMAAIASARLMGRGNKNESDQAAVDAMRKAFDALQIDGTVVIGEGERDEAPMLYIGEKVGKRGEGAPEVDIALDPLEGTNLCAYGRPGSISVVAMAGKGGLLNAPDTYMEKIAVGPRARGSIDLRKSPTENLRNIAERMKVYVEDLTVVVLDRERHADLIKEVRSAGARIRLIEDGDVAGAIATCFDNTGVEVLMGIGGAPEGVIAAAAIRATGGDMQGRLVPRNQDEIERAKKMGISDMSKIYTAEELAKGEVMFAASGVTTGDFLKGVRFFGGGCETHSVVMRSKTGTVRFIQSVHKFDKKPGYAF, translated from the coding sequence ATGGATCGCAACCTGGCAATGGAGGTCGTGCGCGTCACCGAGATGGCGGCCATCGCCTCCGCGCGACTGATGGGCCGCGGCAACAAGAACGAGTCCGACCAGGCCGCCGTGGACGCCATGCGCAAGGCCTTCGACGCGCTGCAGATCGACGGCACCGTCGTCATCGGCGAGGGCGAGCGCGACGAGGCACCCATGCTCTACATCGGCGAGAAGGTGGGCAAGCGGGGCGAGGGCGCTCCCGAGGTGGACATCGCCCTGGACCCGCTCGAGGGCACCAACCTGTGCGCCTACGGCCGCCCGGGCTCCATCTCCGTGGTGGCCATGGCCGGCAAGGGTGGCCTGCTCAACGCGCCCGACACGTACATGGAGAAGATTGCCGTGGGCCCCCGCGCCCGCGGCTCCATCGACCTGCGCAAGTCCCCCACGGAGAACCTCCGCAACATCGCGGAGAGGATGAAGGTCTACGTCGAGGACCTCACCGTGGTGGTGCTGGACCGCGAGCGGCACGCCGACCTCATCAAGGAGGTCCGCAGCGCGGGCGCCCGCATCCGCCTCATCGAGGACGGTGACGTGGCCGGCGCCATCGCCACCTGCTTCGACAACACCGGCGTGGAGGTGCTGATGGGCATCGGCGGCGCCCCCGAGGGCGTCATCGCCGCGGCCGCCATCCGCGCCACCGGCGGCGACATGCAGGGCCGGCTCGTCCCCCGCAACCAGGACGAAATCGAGCGCGCGAAGAAGATGGGCATCAGCGACATGTCCAAGATCTACACGGCCGAGGAGCTGGCCAAAGGCGAGGTGATGTTCGCCGCCTCCGGTGTCACCACCGGCGACTTCCTCAAGGGCGTGCGCTTCTTCGGCGGCGGCTGCGAGACGCACTCGGTGGTCATGCGCAGCAAGACGGGCACCGTTCGCTTCATCCAGTCCGTGCACAAGTTCGACAAGAAGCCGGGGTACGCTTTCTAG
- a CDS encoding type II toxin-antitoxin system RatA family toxin, with the protein MPGATRTIVINAPVEKVFDVITQYDRYPEFLPEVKEVRAANRQGNTLELHYKVDVVKTIRYSIRVTEERPRRMAWSFIEGEMMKDNKGSWVLEPEGEGKTRATYNVEMALGLLVPKAVVNALVDTSLPKMLEAFKRRAEGA; encoded by the coding sequence ATGCCTGGCGCCACGCGGACCATCGTCATCAACGCTCCTGTCGAGAAGGTCTTCGACGTCATCACCCAGTACGACCGCTACCCGGAGTTCCTGCCGGAGGTGAAGGAGGTCCGCGCCGCCAACCGGCAGGGCAACACGCTGGAGCTCCACTACAAGGTCGACGTGGTGAAGACGATTCGCTACTCCATCCGCGTCACCGAGGAGCGCCCCCGCCGCATGGCATGGTCCTTCATCGAAGGTGAGATGATGAAGGACAACAAGGGCAGCTGGGTGCTGGAGCCCGAGGGCGAGGGCAAGACGCGCGCCACCTACAACGTGGAGATGGCCCTGGGCCTGCTGGTGCCCAAGGCCGTCGTCAATGCCCTGGTGGATACCTCGCTCCCCAAGATGCTGGAGGCATTCAAGCGCCGCGCCGAGGGTGCCTGA
- a CDS encoding acyl-CoA thioesterase, translating into MVEARLRVIYGDTDQMGVVYYANYFRYFEFARSEYFRAKGGSYSELERSGTQLPVAEASCQYRAPARYEDLIVIRVTVSELRRASIVFTYELFREGEPRTLLCTGRTLHACVGRDGKPVRMPDAIVRLLKPSEPEPGSSTST; encoded by the coding sequence ATGGTCGAGGCCCGGCTTCGCGTCATCTACGGCGACACCGATCAAATGGGTGTCGTCTACTACGCGAACTATTTCCGCTACTTCGAGTTCGCCCGAAGCGAGTACTTCCGTGCGAAGGGCGGCAGCTATTCCGAGCTGGAGCGCTCCGGCACGCAGCTGCCCGTCGCGGAGGCGAGCTGTCAGTACCGCGCCCCCGCCCGTTACGAGGACCTGATTGTCATCCGCGTCACGGTGAGCGAGTTGCGCCGCGCGTCCATCGTGTTCACCTACGAGCTTTTCCGCGAGGGCGAGCCACGCACGCTGCTGTGCACTGGCCGTACCCTGCATGCCTGCGTGGGGCGCGACGGCAAGCCCGTCCGGATGCCGGACGCCATCGTCCGACTGCTGAAACCCTCGGAGCCCGAGCCGGGCTCCTCCACTTCCACCTGA
- a CDS encoding ADP-ribosylglycohydrolase family protein has product MPPNRRNAPKGPDPLLAQRRRGALLGLAVGNALSVPTAHRPLMAVSFPTPAEGPYLKLMGGGPHELRKGQVTEEVQLAACLGHSLRDLRRYDAADALRRYRAWQPHAFDVSEPMKEVLEECQQGLPLGAGRRVWLRAYRQPSGVGSLARTAPLGVYLAGDTAARTQASLEDSALTHFDPRCQLACAAFNAALARAVTSGAELKPEDLLVAAESGLLVAGAALGRSASDYVQEVTHASALLREDLVLARQEDPCLYGPELHLHRPLHAVRVAFRLAFWELLHAPSAEAALLDVVHRGGDTEAHAAITGALVGAFHGEEALPADWRKGVLEALSTVKGPLWDVYHPRHLLALAAV; this is encoded by the coding sequence ATGCCGCCCAACCGCCGCAATGCCCCCAAGGGGCCTGACCCCCTCCTTGCCCAGCGACGCCGGGGAGCGCTGCTGGGCCTGGCCGTGGGCAACGCCCTCTCCGTGCCCACCGCGCACCGCCCCCTCATGGCGGTGTCCTTCCCCACGCCCGCCGAGGGCCCCTACCTCAAGCTGATGGGCGGGGGGCCACACGAGCTGCGCAAGGGCCAGGTGACAGAGGAGGTGCAGCTGGCGGCCTGCCTCGGACACAGCCTCAGGGACTTGAGGCGCTATGACGCCGCGGACGCGCTCCGCCGCTACCGCGCCTGGCAGCCCCACGCCTTCGACGTCAGCGAGCCGATGAAGGAAGTGCTGGAGGAATGCCAGCAGGGCCTGCCGCTGGGCGCCGGCCGCCGCGTGTGGCTGCGCGCCTACCGTCAGCCCTCGGGGGTGGGGAGCCTGGCACGCACCGCGCCCCTGGGCGTGTACCTGGCGGGCGACACCGCCGCGCGCACCCAGGCCTCGCTGGAGGACTCCGCCCTCACCCACTTCGACCCGCGCTGCCAGCTCGCCTGCGCCGCCTTCAACGCGGCCCTGGCGCGCGCCGTCACCAGCGGCGCGGAGCTCAAGCCCGAGGACCTCCTCGTCGCCGCGGAGTCCGGCCTGCTCGTGGCGGGAGCGGCGCTCGGGCGCTCCGCCAGCGACTACGTCCAGGAGGTGACGCATGCCTCCGCCCTCCTCCGAGAGGACCTGGTGCTGGCCCGCCAGGAGGACCCGTGCCTCTACGGTCCGGAACTGCACCTGCACCGGCCGCTGCACGCCGTGCGCGTCGCCTTCCGGCTGGCCTTCTGGGAGCTGCTCCACGCCCCGAGCGCCGAGGCCGCGCTGCTCGACGTCGTCCACCGCGGGGGCGACACGGAGGCCCACGCCGCGATTACGGGGGCGCTGGTGGGGGCCTTCCACGGCGAGGAGGCGCTCCCAGCCGACTGGCGCAAGGGCGTGCTGGAGGCGCTGTCCACGGTGAAGGGCCCCCTCTGGGACGTGTACCACCCGAGACACCTGCTGGCGCTCGCCGCGGTGTGA